A single region of the Aeromicrobium chenweiae genome encodes:
- a CDS encoding DUF3566 domain-containing protein, translated as MTDETEGTSPPVPGSTAPGSAAGDAAPTQAIPRIPKPATNGRPAINGRPAAKKSPASPAKKPAAKKTAPSPGSQTDKGRPREVVSPATSTRDESVTGKVADSPNGAKTQPKAAGPSGRTLTAADYARTTKPSPATTAVIPAVKDVPGAGTEAKAKRDRGPKVSPAPSTGTGRRASLRLTHVEPWSVTRLAFAISVALMIVAVVAAMIFWVVLNFVGVWDQINDSLTTVLSDDSSSFDVKDYFGFGRFVGLTLVLSALNVVLMTILATIAAHLYNLAAQLMGGVEVTFSEEK; from the coding sequence GTGACGGACGAAACTGAAGGCACCAGCCCCCCCGTGCCCGGCTCGACGGCCCCGGGGTCGGCTGCGGGCGACGCCGCCCCCACACAGGCCATCCCGCGGATCCCCAAGCCGGCCACCAACGGCAGGCCGGCGATCAACGGCAGGCCTGCGGCCAAGAAGTCCCCCGCGAGCCCGGCGAAGAAGCCTGCTGCCAAGAAGACGGCGCCGTCGCCCGGCTCGCAGACCGACAAGGGTCGTCCCCGTGAGGTCGTCTCGCCGGCGACCTCGACCCGCGACGAGTCCGTGACCGGCAAGGTCGCCGACTCGCCCAACGGCGCCAAGACGCAGCCCAAGGCGGCCGGCCCCTCGGGTCGTACGCTGACCGCTGCCGACTACGCCCGGACCACCAAGCCCTCTCCGGCCACGACCGCGGTGATCCCCGCCGTCAAGGACGTGCCGGGTGCCGGTACCGAGGCGAAGGCGAAGAGGGACCGTGGCCCGAAGGTGAGCCCCGCGCCGTCCACCGGCACCGGCCGTCGAGCCAGCCTGCGGCTGACCCATGTCGAGCCGTGGTCGGTGACCCGTCTGGCGTTCGCGATCTCGGTGGCTTTGATGATCGTGGCCGTCGTGGCCGCGATGATCTTCTGGGTCGTCCTGAACTTCGTCGGCGTGTGGGACCAGATCAACGACTCGCTCACGACGGTGCTCAGCGACGACTCGTCGAGCTTCGACGTCAAGGACTACTTCGGCTTCGGTCGGTTCGTCGGTCTGACCCTCGTGCTGTCGGCGCTCAACGTCGTCCTGATGACGATCCTGGCCACCATCGCAGCACATTTGTACAACCTCGCGGCGCAGCTCATGGGCGGCGTCGAGGTGACGTTCTCCGAGGAGAAGTAG
- a CDS encoding S-(hydroxymethyl)mycothiol dehydrogenase, producing the protein MPQTVRGVVARTKGAPVTVENIVIPDPGPGEAVVDISACGVCHTDLHYREGGINDEFPFLLGHEAAGVVESVGEGVTDVAPGDFVVLNWRAVCGNCRACLRGRPWYCFNTHNAKQKMTLEDGTELSPALGIGAFADKTLVAAGQCTKVDPTASPAAVGLLGCGVMAGLGAAINTGNVQRGDSVAVIGCGGVGSAAIAGARLANAAKIIAIDLDDRKLEWAKGMGATHTINAGAGDVVEAIQALTDGHGADVVIDAVGRPETWKQAFYGRDLAGTVVLVGVPTPEMQLELPLLDVFGRGGSLKSSWYGDCLPSRDFPMLVDLYQQGRLDLDAFVTETIGIDDVEAAFDKMHEGTVLRSVVTL; encoded by the coding sequence ATGCCGCAGACCGTTCGAGGAGTTGTCGCCCGCACGAAGGGTGCTCCTGTCACCGTCGAGAACATCGTGATCCCCGATCCCGGGCCGGGCGAGGCCGTCGTCGACATCTCGGCCTGCGGGGTGTGCCACACCGATCTGCACTACCGCGAGGGCGGCATCAACGACGAGTTCCCGTTCCTGCTGGGCCACGAGGCCGCCGGCGTGGTGGAGTCTGTCGGCGAGGGCGTCACCGACGTCGCCCCCGGTGACTTCGTGGTGCTCAACTGGCGTGCGGTGTGCGGCAACTGCCGGGCGTGCCTGCGCGGGCGTCCCTGGTACTGCTTCAACACGCACAACGCGAAGCAGAAGATGACGCTCGAGGACGGCACGGAGCTGTCGCCGGCGCTGGGCATCGGCGCGTTCGCCGACAAGACGCTCGTCGCCGCCGGCCAGTGCACCAAGGTCGACCCGACCGCGTCGCCCGCGGCCGTCGGCCTGTTGGGGTGTGGCGTCATGGCCGGTCTCGGTGCGGCGATCAACACCGGCAACGTGCAGCGGGGTGACTCCGTCGCGGTCATCGGCTGTGGTGGTGTCGGCAGCGCCGCGATCGCGGGCGCCCGGCTGGCCAACGCCGCGAAGATCATCGCGATCGACCTGGACGACCGCAAGCTCGAGTGGGCCAAGGGCATGGGCGCGACGCACACCATCAACGCCGGAGCCGGCGACGTCGTCGAGGCGATCCAGGCGTTGACCGACGGTCACGGCGCCGACGTGGTGATCGACGCGGTCGGTCGTCCGGAGACCTGGAAGCAGGCGTTCTACGGCCGTGACCTGGCCGGCACCGTCGTGCTGGTGGGTGTGCCGACCCCCGAGATGCAGCTCGAGCTCCCGCTGCTCGACGTGTTCGGTCGCGGCGGCTCGCTGAAGTCCAGCTGGTACGGCGACTGCCTGCCGTCGCGTGACTTCCCGATGCTGGTGGACCTGTACCAGCAGGGTCGGCTCGACCTCGACGCGTTCGTCACCGAGACGATCGGCATCGACGACGTCGAGGCAGCCTTCGACAAGATGCACGAGGGCACCGTCCTGCGATCGGTCGTGACGTTGTGA
- a CDS encoding MBL fold metallo-hydrolase, producing the protein MTAQVQKVVTSGQFALDGGSWDVDNNVWLVGDDAEVLVIDAPHDATAILDAIDGRTVVAIVLTHGHNDHINAAVELGRATGAQVWFPPADRMLWDAEHDTPPDQELHSGATFEVAGTTLRAIPTPGHSPGSTCLYAPDLGVVFTGDTLFQGGPGATGRSYSDFPTIIESIRERLLPLPQDTVVHTGHGDDTTIGAEAPHLDEWIKRGS; encoded by the coding sequence GTGACCGCGCAGGTGCAGAAGGTCGTCACGTCGGGGCAGTTCGCCCTCGACGGTGGCAGCTGGGACGTCGACAACAACGTGTGGCTGGTCGGGGACGACGCGGAGGTGCTGGTCATCGACGCGCCGCACGACGCGACGGCGATCCTCGACGCGATCGACGGCCGCACGGTCGTGGCGATCGTCCTGACGCACGGGCACAACGACCACATCAACGCCGCGGTGGAGCTGGGCCGGGCGACCGGCGCCCAGGTCTGGTTCCCGCCGGCGGACCGGATGCTGTGGGACGCCGAGCACGACACCCCGCCGGACCAGGAGCTCCACAGCGGGGCGACGTTCGAGGTGGCCGGCACGACGCTGCGGGCGATCCCGACACCGGGTCACTCCCCGGGCAGCACGTGCCTCTACGCACCCGACCTGGGCGTCGTGTTCACGGGCGACACCTTGTTCCAAGGCGGCCCGGGCGCGACCGGCAGGTCGTACTCGGACTTCCCGACCATCATCGAGTCCATCCGCGAACGTCTGCTGCCCCTGCCGCAGGACACGGTCGTCCACACCGGGCACGGCGACGACACGACCATCGGTGCCGAGGCGCCGCACCTCGATGAGTGGATCAAGCGCGGATCCTGA
- a CDS encoding DUF3618 domain-containing protein codes for MSSELESEIAETREHLGETVDALAAKLDVKTRAKQADKTPLVAAAVAVGGAVLAYLVWPRKA; via the coding sequence ATGAGCTCGGAGCTGGAGAGCGAGATCGCCGAGACCCGTGAGCACCTCGGCGAGACCGTCGACGCGCTCGCGGCCAAGCTCGACGTCAAGACCCGGGCCAAGCAGGCAGACAAGACCCCGCTCGTGGCCGCGGCCGTGGCCGTCGGCGGCGCGGTCCTGGCCTACCTGGTCTGGCCCCGCAAGGCCTGA
- a CDS encoding phage holin family protein yields MSDQRTPTEQASTGQLLVQATEDISQLIRDEMQLAKQDLAASGKRLGVGAGLFGVAGTLALYGLGTLIATIILAISEGLEPWIAAAIVTVVLFIAAAIAGLIGKGRVSKVSEAPQARVESVKADISTATHGTDGSTS; encoded by the coding sequence GTGAGCGACCAACGGACCCCCACCGAGCAGGCGTCCACCGGCCAGCTCCTCGTGCAGGCCACGGAGGACATCTCCCAGCTCATCCGCGACGAGATGCAGCTCGCCAAGCAGGACCTGGCCGCGAGCGGCAAACGCCTCGGCGTGGGGGCCGGGCTCTTCGGTGTCGCCGGGACGCTCGCCCTCTACGGACTCGGCACGCTGATCGCCACGATCATCCTGGCGATCAGCGAGGGCCTGGAGCCGTGGATCGCGGCGGCCATCGTGACCGTCGTGCTCTTCATCGCCGCGGCCATCGCCGGGCTGATCGGCAAGGGCCGGGTCAGCAAGGTGTCCGAGGCGCCCCAGGCGCGGGTGGAGAGCGTCAAGGCCGACATCTCCACCGCCACCCATGGCACCGACGGGAGCACCTCATGA
- a CDS encoding YtxH domain-containing protein, with translation MKKLTLIAAAAAGYVLGTRAGRERYEQIKTQATNVWNNPKVQDVVDDVQTQAKHAGAEAGSKVASSAGDVASKVSDKVSGSSSQPPVDETSVAPLGGNPS, from the coding sequence GTGAAGAAGTTGACCCTGATTGCCGCTGCTGCGGCCGGCTACGTGCTCGGAACCCGCGCTGGACGCGAGCGTTACGAGCAGATCAAGACCCAGGCGACCAACGTCTGGAACAACCCGAAGGTCCAGGACGTGGTGGACGACGTGCAGACCCAGGCCAAGCACGCGGGTGCCGAGGCCGGCAGCAAGGTCGCCTCGAGCGCCGGCGACGTCGCGTCGAAGGTCTCCGACAAGGTGTCCGGCTCCAGCAGCCAGCCGCCCGTGGACGAGACCTCAGTGGCGCCGCTCGGGGGTAATCCGTCGTGA
- a CDS encoding FMN-dependent NADH-azoreductase produces MSTIFRLDASIRLEGSVTRAVADTLESAITEELGDATVVRRDVGLDPVDPSVWGTAAFAGFTPEDARTPEQVEALATAAALADEVAGADALIFAVPLYNFGVSQHFKAWADLVTTDPRFGPGTETIKGRPAFLITARGGGYGEGTPRAGWDHATGWMRRYLEDVWGLDLDVIETELTLAEVTPQMAELRELAREQLAESHETARTSGRSVTLKLRSAA; encoded by the coding sequence ATGAGCACGATCTTCCGACTGGATGCCAGCATCCGCCTCGAAGGTTCCGTCACCCGCGCCGTCGCCGACACCCTGGAGTCCGCCATCACCGAGGAGCTCGGTGACGCGACCGTCGTCCGCCGGGACGTGGGCCTCGACCCGGTCGACCCGTCGGTCTGGGGCACGGCTGCCTTCGCCGGCTTCACCCCCGAGGACGCCCGCACCCCCGAGCAGGTGGAGGCTCTCGCCACCGCAGCCGCCCTCGCCGACGAGGTCGCCGGCGCCGACGCCCTGATCTTCGCCGTCCCGCTCTACAACTTCGGCGTCTCGCAGCACTTCAAGGCCTGGGCCGATCTCGTCACGACGGATCCCCGCTTCGGCCCCGGCACCGAGACGATCAAGGGACGGCCCGCATTCCTCATCACCGCCCGCGGCGGCGGATACGGCGAGGGCACCCCGCGTGCCGGGTGGGACCACGCCACGGGCTGGATGCGCCGCTACCTCGAGGACGTCTGGGGCCTGGACCTCGACGTCATCGAGACCGAGCTGACGCTCGCGGAGGTCACCCCGCAGATGGCTGAGCTGCGCGAGCTCGCCCGCGAGCAGCTCGCCGAGTCGCACGAGACGGCACGCACCAGCGGGCGCTCGGTGACCCTGAAGCTGCGCTCGGCGGCCTGA
- a CDS encoding MarR family winged helix-turn-helix transcriptional regulator: MTETRVGPPEQAGAPIDLGQALSALLRRYLAGARDVVDDLPGGPRGYQVMSVAFEGLCGNQATIAQRLGIDRTVMTYLLDDLEQAGMVERRPDPADRRARQVVLTPRGESVLAEVSGRLQDIEREVLGGLVEADAEMFRQLLDRAVADAPLEHSTCEESDVPAC, encoded by the coding sequence ATGACCGAGACGCGCGTGGGCCCCCCGGAGCAGGCGGGCGCCCCCATCGACCTGGGTCAGGCGCTCAGCGCGCTGCTGCGGCGGTACCTCGCCGGAGCGCGCGACGTGGTGGACGACCTCCCCGGCGGGCCGCGGGGCTACCAGGTCATGTCGGTCGCGTTCGAGGGCCTCTGCGGCAACCAGGCCACGATCGCCCAGCGCCTGGGCATCGACCGCACGGTCATGACCTACCTCCTCGACGATCTCGAGCAGGCCGGGATGGTCGAGCGCCGGCCCGATCCCGCCGATCGACGGGCCCGTCAGGTGGTGCTGACCCCGCGGGGCGAGTCCGTTCTGGCGGAGGTGTCCGGGCGTCTGCAGGACATCGAGCGCGAGGTGCTGGGCGGGCTGGTCGAGGCCGACGCCGAGATGTTCCGTCAGCTGCTGGACCGCGCGGTCGCAGATGCCCCGCTGGAGCACTCCACGTGCGAGGAGTCCGACGTCCCGGCCTGTTGA
- a CDS encoding oxygenase MpaB family protein, translating into MNPFNTVRQRVGDTIFSRIAGDEGPARRDRIHFSEGPRRFPPDSAIQRVHSDAAMFVGGMRALLLQSLHPLAMAAVDQHSGYRGDPWGRLQRTSTFLAETTFGTIEDADRAIAIVRSVHDRITGIAPDGRPYAASDPHLIRWVHVAEIDSFLRAHDRYGARPLDAAGRDAYVAETAHVARGLGAVDVPETVAELDEMMRAYRPELKGTREARRAARFILIHPPVPLALRAPYGMLSAAAVAMMPAWTRIPLRLPYLPIVEATAVRTSGIVITSGIRWAMGAGAPAAD; encoded by the coding sequence GTGAACCCGTTCAACACGGTCCGGCAGCGCGTCGGCGACACGATCTTCTCCCGCATCGCCGGGGACGAGGGTCCGGCCCGTCGCGACCGCATCCACTTCTCCGAGGGTCCTCGGAGGTTCCCGCCGGACTCCGCGATCCAGCGGGTCCACAGCGACGCCGCGATGTTCGTCGGCGGCATGCGCGCACTCCTGCTGCAGTCCCTGCACCCGCTCGCGATGGCGGCCGTCGACCAGCACTCGGGCTACCGCGGTGACCCGTGGGGCCGTCTGCAGCGCACCAGCACGTTCCTCGCCGAGACGACGTTCGGGACGATCGAGGACGCCGACCGCGCGATCGCGATCGTCCGGTCCGTGCACGACCGCATCACCGGGATCGCTCCGGACGGTCGACCGTACGCGGCGTCCGACCCACACCTGATCCGCTGGGTGCACGTGGCCGAGATCGACAGCTTCCTGCGCGCCCACGACCGCTACGGGGCGCGGCCGCTCGACGCTGCGGGCCGCGACGCGTACGTCGCCGAGACCGCGCACGTCGCGCGCGGCCTGGGTGCGGTGGACGTGCCCGAGACGGTCGCCGAGCTCGACGAGATGATGCGGGCCTACCGGCCGGAGCTCAAGGGGACCCGCGAGGCGCGTCGGGCCGCCCGCTTCATCCTCATCCACCCGCCGGTGCCGCTGGCCCTCCGCGCGCCGTACGGCATGCTGTCGGCCGCTGCGGTCGCGATGATGCCGGCATGGACGCGGATCCCGCTGCGCCTGCCGTACCTGCCGATCGTCGAGGCGACCGCGGTGCGCACCAGCGGCATCGTCATCACCAGCGGGATCCGTTGGGCCATGGGCGCCGGTGCGCCTGCCGCGGACTGA
- a CDS encoding dipeptide ABC transporter ATP-binding protein translates to MSTRSVQPSRFVPAVVRQSHGLQRFMLLLGFGLVGLFLFVAIFAPWLAPYDFNADRSGGVVFGTQQGPSADHWFGTTVGGTDVLSRVIYGARTAVEVIILAVILSGLIGVPLGLVSGYLGGWLDRVLVLVMDALYAFPSLLLAIVVSIVVSGGSSGAVGGILAAALSITVVFVPQYYRVIRNATLSVKAEPYVDAAKVVGVRTPRILRKHIFSNVSSSLPVIGTLNASEAILTLAGLGFLGFGIEPSAAAEWGYDLNKALPDASSGIWWTGVFPGLAIVLIVLGATLVGESLNDILNPLLRTRSGDTSEADEAELAHEYEELTGGTDVEAVNGTSPVTGAGSDQEKKKVAALSLTDLAVTFRTDAGQVRAVNGISFDVAPGEVVAVVGESGSGKSVSSRAVLGLLPSTAEVSGSARLGVRELLGMRSNDLRPIRGDQVSMVFQEPSTALNPVYTVGWQIIEGLQAHQKISKKAARARAVELLDLVGMPDPEERVDYYPHQLSGGQKQRVVIAMAIACDPDVIIADEPTTALDVTVQAAILELLLSLRERLGTAIVLITHNMGVVADMADRVVVMYRGNIVEQAPSRQLFASPRHPYTRALLDAVPHLGQEDGPGLVDDNELVLKVEDLVVEFPGRFGQPAFRAVDHVSLEVRKGEVLGLVGESGSGKSTVGRTTVGLQQPTSGTIQVSGNQISGLNDRALRPLRSRFGFVFQDPAASLNPRMSIGQCVAEPLHVQTEMTQPEIDAKVRSLLDSVELGGSYAERFPHELSGGQRQRVSLARALALDPDLLIADEPTSALDVSVQARVLELFTELQQRLQFACLFISHDLAVVDTLANRVAVMQHGRLVEVGPRDQVLGNPQEEYTRRLIAAVPVPDPDEQARRRAARGRLLTNIS, encoded by the coding sequence ATGTCGACCCGTTCTGTCCAGCCGTCCCGGTTCGTCCCCGCGGTGGTCCGCCAGTCGCACGGCCTGCAGCGCTTCATGCTGCTGCTGGGCTTCGGCCTGGTCGGGCTGTTCCTGTTCGTCGCGATCTTCGCGCCGTGGCTCGCCCCGTACGACTTCAACGCCGACCGCTCCGGCGGCGTCGTCTTCGGCACCCAGCAGGGGCCGTCGGCCGACCACTGGTTCGGCACCACCGTCGGTGGCACCGACGTGCTGTCCCGCGTCATCTACGGTGCGCGCACCGCGGTCGAGGTCATCATCCTGGCGGTCATCCTGTCGGGCCTGATCGGCGTCCCGCTCGGTCTGGTGTCGGGCTACCTCGGCGGCTGGCTCGATCGAGTCCTCGTGCTGGTCATGGACGCGCTGTACGCCTTCCCGTCCCTGCTGCTCGCGATCGTCGTGTCGATCGTCGTCTCGGGCGGCAGCAGTGGTGCGGTCGGCGGCATCCTCGCCGCGGCGCTGTCGATCACCGTGGTGTTCGTCCCGCAGTACTACCGGGTCATCCGCAACGCGACGCTCTCGGTCAAGGCCGAGCCGTACGTGGACGCGGCCAAGGTCGTCGGTGTCCGCACGCCGCGCATCCTGCGCAAGCACATCTTCTCGAACGTCTCGTCGTCGCTGCCGGTCATCGGCACCCTCAACGCGTCCGAGGCGATCCTCACCCTCGCCGGGCTCGGCTTCCTGGGCTTCGGCATCGAGCCGTCCGCGGCCGCGGAGTGGGGCTACGACCTCAACAAGGCGCTGCCGGACGCCTCGTCGGGCATCTGGTGGACCGGCGTGTTCCCGGGTCTCGCGATCGTCCTCATCGTCCTGGGCGCGACGCTCGTTGGCGAGAGCCTCAACGACATCCTGAACCCGCTGCTGCGCACGCGCAGCGGCGACACGAGCGAGGCCGACGAGGCCGAGCTCGCGCACGAGTACGAGGAGCTCACCGGTGGCACCGACGTGGAGGCGGTGAACGGGACGAGCCCGGTCACCGGCGCCGGGAGCGACCAGGAGAAGAAGAAGGTCGCGGCCCTGTCGCTGACCGACCTCGCGGTCACGTTCCGCACCGACGCGGGCCAGGTCAGGGCCGTCAACGGCATCAGCTTCGACGTCGCCCCCGGCGAGGTCGTGGCGGTCGTGGGTGAGTCCGGCTCCGGCAAGTCCGTCAGCTCGCGTGCGGTCCTCGGCCTGCTGCCGTCCACCGCCGAGGTCTCGGGCTCGGCCCGTCTCGGTGTCCGCGAGCTGCTCGGGATGCGCTCGAACGACCTGCGCCCGATCCGCGGCGATCAGGTCTCGATGGTGTTCCAGGAGCCGTCGACGGCGCTCAACCCGGTCTACACGGTCGGCTGGCAGATCATCGAGGGGCTGCAGGCCCACCAGAAGATCTCCAAGAAGGCCGCCCGCGCCCGCGCGGTCGAGCTGCTCGACCTGGTCGGCATGCCCGATCCGGAGGAGCGGGTCGACTACTACCCGCACCAGCTGTCCGGCGGGCAGAAGCAGCGCGTGGTCATCGCGATGGCGATCGCCTGCGATCCCGACGTCATCATCGCCGACGAGCCGACGACCGCGCTGGACGTCACGGTGCAGGCCGCGATCCTGGAGCTGCTGCTGTCGCTGCGCGAGCGGCTCGGCACCGCGATCGTCCTCATCACGCACAACATGGGCGTCGTGGCGGACATGGCCGACCGCGTCGTGGTCATGTACCGCGGCAACATCGTCGAGCAGGCGCCGTCCCGGCAGCTGTTCGCGTCGCCGCGGCACCCGTACACGCGCGCCCTGCTCGACGCGGTGCCGCACCTCGGGCAGGAGGACGGGCCGGGCCTCGTCGACGACAACGAGCTGGTGCTCAAGGTCGAGGACCTGGTCGTGGAGTTCCCCGGCCGCTTCGGTCAGCCCGCGTTCCGCGCAGTCGACCACGTGTCACTCGAGGTCCGCAAGGGCGAGGTGCTCGGCCTGGTGGGCGAGTCAGGGTCCGGCAAGTCGACGGTCGGCCGCACGACCGTGGGCCTGCAGCAGCCGACCAGCGGCACGATCCAGGTGTCGGGCAACCAGATCTCGGGGCTGAACGACCGGGCGCTGCGTCCGCTGCGCTCGCGGTTCGGCTTCGTGTTCCAGGACCCGGCCGCGTCGCTGAACCCGCGCATGTCGATCGGCCAGTGCGTCGCCGAGCCGCTGCACGTCCAGACCGAGATGACGCAGCCCGAGATCGACGCCAAGGTGCGCTCGCTCCTCGACAGCGTCGAGCTCGGCGGGTCGTACGCGGAGCGGTTCCCGCACGAGCTGTCCGGCGGCCAGCGCCAGCGCGTCAGCCTGGCCCGCGCCCTGGCGCTCGATCCCGACCTGCTGATCGCCGACGAGCCGACCTCGGCCCTCGACGTGTCGGTCCAGGCCCGGGTGCTGGAGCTGTTCACCGAGCTGCAGCAGCGCCTGCAGTTCGCGTGCCTGTTCATCAGCCACGACCTGGCCGTCGTGGACACGCTGGCCAACCGGGTCGCGGTCATGCAGCACGGCCGCCTCGTCGAGGTCGGCCCGCGCGACCAGGTGCTGGGCAACCCGCAGGAGGAGTACACGCGCCGGCTCATCGCCGCTGTCCCGGTCCCCGACCCGGACGAGCAGGCCCGGCGCCGCGCGGCACGCGGACGGCTGCTGACGAACATCAGCTGA
- a CDS encoding ABC transporter permease, with the protein MATAEVLAPLDQPDDEPSGPRRGKLSPLARYLLTRLALLIPMVWVLVTMVFLLMRVIGDPIQAALGGRLTADQIAERKADAGLDRPILVQYWEYLTGLFRGDFGTTLTDNRKVSDILVQNGAATLELAFWSIIVAFVVGVPLGRLAARYRDRWPDVLLRLFSILVYAAPVFFVGLLLKLAFAPFGWPSSGRASISNELILQDVHPKTNIMIIDAILWGDPAIIGDVLKHALLPALALGLLTGGVFLRLVRVNLLQTLRMDYVTAARARGISERRVMNKHAFRNALVPVVTVMGLQIALLLGGAILTETTFEWKGLGYQLSEYLIKRDFLAVQGIVTLIALIVGAVSFFIDVIVAFVDPRVRF; encoded by the coding sequence ATGGCCACCGCCGAAGTCCTCGCCCCGCTCGATCAGCCCGATGACGAACCGTCGGGTCCTCGCCGCGGCAAGCTCAGCCCGCTCGCCCGTTACCTGCTCACCCGCCTGGCACTGCTGATCCCCATGGTCTGGGTGCTCGTCACGATGGTCTTCCTGCTCATGCGGGTCATCGGCGACCCGATCCAGGCCGCCCTCGGCGGCCGCCTGACCGCTGACCAGATCGCCGAGCGCAAGGCCGACGCCGGTCTCGACCGGCCCATCCTCGTCCAGTACTGGGAGTACCTCACCGGGCTGTTCCGCGGTGATTTCGGCACGACCCTCACCGACAACCGCAAGGTGTCGGACATCCTGGTCCAGAACGGCGCCGCGACGCTCGAGCTCGCGTTCTGGTCGATCATCGTGGCGTTCGTGGTGGGCGTCCCCCTCGGCCGCCTCGCCGCGAGGTACCGCGACCGCTGGCCAGACGTCCTGCTGCGCCTGTTCTCGATCCTCGTGTACGCCGCGCCGGTCTTCTTCGTGGGCCTGCTGCTCAAGCTGGCCTTCGCGCCGTTCGGGTGGCCGTCCTCGGGACGCGCCAGCATCTCCAACGAGCTGATCCTGCAGGACGTGCACCCCAAGACCAACATCATGATCATCGACGCGATCCTGTGGGGAGACCCCGCGATCATCGGGGACGTCCTCAAGCACGCACTGCTGCCCGCGCTCGCGCTGGGCCTGCTGACCGGCGGGGTGTTCCTGCGCCTCGTCCGCGTGAACCTGCTGCAGACGCTCCGCATGGACTACGTCACCGCGGCTCGGGCCCGCGGCATCTCCGAGCGCCGGGTCATGAACAAGCACGCGTTCCGCAACGCCCTCGTGCCGGTCGTGACCGTCATGGGCCTGCAGATCGCCCTGCTGCTCGGTGGGGCGATCCTCACCGAGACCACCTTCGAGTGGAAGGGCCTGGGCTACCAGCTGTCGGAATACCTGATCAAGCGCGACTTCCTGGCGGTGCAGGGCATCGTGACCCTCATCGCCCTGATCGTCGGTGCCGTGAGCTTCTTCATCGACGTCATCGTGGCGTTCGTCGACCCGAGGGTGAGGTTCTGA